CTCTGCATCGCTGTCCTCCGGATGGGTGCCCCGACGGGGCTCTCCTCGACCGACGCGCACTAGTCTCGCAGGCGCCAGACGCCCTGGACGCCCGGTTCACAGCATGTTCACACTGGGGTAACAGGTGGGAAATGCCAGGTGACAAAGCTTTCTCTGTTCCCGCCAGCGGTTGACGTCGAGCCATAGCCGGCCTGCAGGGCCGGCCCGAATGACACAGGAGGGCCAGTGGATCGGACACCGGCCGAGGTGCTGCGCCTCGCCCAGGACGAGGAGATCGAGATCGTGGACTTCCGGTTCTGCGATCTGCCGGGGCTGACCCAGCATTTCTCCGTGCCCGTCACCCAGCTGACGGACGACGGCTTCGAGGAGGGCTACGGCTTCGACGGCTCCTCGATCCGGGGATTCCAGGAGATCCAGGAGTCGGACATGATCCTCGTGCCCGACTCCAACACGGCGGTCGTGGACCCGTTCCGCCAGCACCGGACACTCAATATCAACTGCTTCGTCAAGGATCCGGTGACCGGGGAGAGCTACACGCGCGACCCGAGGTACGTGGCCAAGAAGGCGGAGGACTACCTGATCTCGACGGGGATCGCCGACACCGCGTACTTCGGTCCGGAGGCCGAGTTCTTCGTCTTCAACGACGTCCGCTTCGAGCAGGACCAGCGGTCGGCGTTCTACGCGGTGGACTCGATCGAGGGCATCTGGAACTCCGGCAAGGACGAGGGACCCAACCTCGGGTTCAAGCCCCGCTACAAGGAGGGGTACTTCCCCGTTCCGCCGATGGACCACTTCCAAGACCTGCGCTCGGAGATGATCCTCACCATGGAGCGCATGGGGATCGACATCGAGGTCCATCACCACGAGGTGGGCACGGCCGGCCAGGCGGAGATCGACATGCGTTTCGACACGCTGCTGTCGATGGCCGACAAGCTCATGAACTACAAGTACATCGTGAAGTCGGTCGCCCGGGACGCCGGGTACACGGCGACATTCATGCCCAAGCCCCTCTTCCAGGACAACGGTTCAGGGATGCACACACACCAGTCGCTGTGGAAGGGCGGCGAGCCGATGTTCTACGACGAGACCGGCTACGCCGGGCTCTCCGACGAAGGGCGCTGGTACATCGGCGGGCTCCTCAAGCACGCCCCGGCCATCCTGGCCTTCGCCGCCCCGACGACCAACTCGTACAAGCGTCTGGTGCCCGGCTACGAGGCGCCCGTCAACCTCGTCTACTCCCAGCGCAACCGCTCGGCCTGCTGTCGGATCCCGCTCTACTCCAAGAGCCCGAAGGCCAAGCGGGTGGAGTTCCGGTGCCCCGACCCGTCCTGCAACCCGTACCTGGCGTTCTCCGCCATGCTCATGGCCGGCCTCGACGGTGTGCAGAACCGCATCGAGCCCCCCGACCCGGTGGACAAGGACCTCTACGACCTTCCCCCGGAGGAGCTGGCCCTCGTTCCCCAGGTTCCCGGCTCTCTCGAGGCCGCCCTCGATGCGCTCGAGTCCGATCAGAAGTTCCTCCAGGTCGGTGGCGTCTTCACCCCTGACCTGGTCGAGACGTGGATCGAGTACAAGCGGACGCGCGAGCTCGATGAGATCCGCCTCCGCCCCCATCCCTGGGAGTTCATGCTCTACTACGACATCTAAGATCCGCGCCGGTGTAGGAGGCGGCGGCCAACAAGCCGACTCCCTCGACGCACCTTCGGTCTTCTTCATGGTCGCCGTACTCGTGGTCACGACGCCGTAGCGATTAATCCGTCGACGGTGAGGCTCGTCGTCGCTACCGTGCGTTCACTCATCCCGAGTGGCCGAGGGTCCTGGCCCGATGCAACGCCAGGACCAATGAGGAGGAACCGGCTTGGCTTGCCTCGATCGCTTGCAGTTCCGTCTCGCCCAGAATGCGGACACCGAGCGAATCGCCGCCCTTCACGCCGACAGCTGGAGCCGACATTATCGGGGCGCCTACTCCGACGCCTTCCTCGACGGCGACGTCGCGAGTGATCGCCTCGCCCTGTGGAGCGACCGGTTCGACCAGCACGATTCGGGTGC
This sequence is a window from Acidimicrobiales bacterium. Protein-coding genes within it:
- the glnA gene encoding type I glutamate--ammonia ligase; the encoded protein is MDRTPAEVLRLAQDEEIEIVDFRFCDLPGLTQHFSVPVTQLTDDGFEEGYGFDGSSIRGFQEIQESDMILVPDSNTAVVDPFRQHRTLNINCFVKDPVTGESYTRDPRYVAKKAEDYLISTGIADTAYFGPEAEFFVFNDVRFEQDQRSAFYAVDSIEGIWNSGKDEGPNLGFKPRYKEGYFPVPPMDHFQDLRSEMILTMERMGIDIEVHHHEVGTAGQAEIDMRFDTLLSMADKLMNYKYIVKSVARDAGYTATFMPKPLFQDNGSGMHTHQSLWKGGEPMFYDETGYAGLSDEGRWYIGGLLKHAPAILAFAAPTTNSYKRLVPGYEAPVNLVYSQRNRSACCRIPLYSKSPKAKRVEFRCPDPSCNPYLAFSAMLMAGLDGVQNRIEPPDPVDKDLYDLPPEELALVPQVPGSLEAALDALESDQKFLQVGGVFTPDLVETWIEYKRTRELDEIRLRPHPWEFMLYYDI